One Cucumis sativus cultivar 9930 chromosome 1, Cucumber_9930_V3, whole genome shotgun sequence DNA segment encodes these proteins:
- the LOC101204978 gene encoding dof zinc finger protein DOF1.5, translated as MMGERKHDKNNEDQHEGGIKLFGATIMLQNKRQIIKEEEEEEEEEEANKSDQQSLEKRPEKIIPCPRCKSMDTKFCYFNNYNVNQPRHFCKGCQRYWTAGGALRNVPIGAGRRKTKPPCRTFGGLPENCVFDSSGINVTVQPFELEGMVEKWHVVAAAATQGGFRQILPVKRRRDCPDGQTC; from the coding sequence ATGATGGGAGAGAGAAAACATGATAAGAATAATGAAGATCAACATGAAGGTGGAATTAAGCTGTTTGGGGCAACAATTATGCTACAAAATAAAAGGCAAATCAtcaaagaggaagaagaagaagaagaagaagaagaagccaaTAAATCAGATCAACAATCACTAGAGAAAAGGCCTGAGAAGATCATCCCTTGCCCAAGATGCAAAAGTATggatacaaaattttgttacttcAATAATTACAATGTTAATCAGCCTAGGCATTTCTGTAAGGGCTGCCAGAGGTATTGGACTGCCGGCGGGGCCCTTCGCAACGTTCCCATCGGAGCCGGCCGTCGTAAAACCAAGCCCCCTTGTCGAACCTTTGGTGGGTTGCCGGAGAATTGTGTGTTTGATTCTTCAGGGATTAATGTCACGGTTCAACCGTTTGAGTTGGAAGGGATGGTCGAGAAGTGGCATGTCGTCGCTGCCGCCGCCACACAAGGTGGTTTTCGGCAAATTTTACCGGTAAAGAGGCGGAGGGATTGTCCTGATGGTCAAACTTGTTGa